The following are encoded together in the Scomber scombrus chromosome 7, fScoSco1.1, whole genome shotgun sequence genome:
- the zmp:0000000881 gene encoding uncharacterized protein zmp:0000000881 — protein sequence MAYSTSTLAQGCFGKVYKEKYNDTWAAIKKVPQQLIPRKDLERECEVYNKANHPNIVKLLGNITIKDGKWIIPMEFIFGEDLETTIFKSSKSKIQLTPGNKGTIIIGMCEGLLFLHSKDIVHQDLKPENIMVEHNTNRAVIIDLGLAKFFKHGLSSAVDMGNEAYSAPEVLQRGSQRDQRSDVWAMGKIIAELCARVRLYTPSVCPAKIKETIQSQPYCHAVCRMVEPNPSVRASMGGVISEIRRAGGAGIVINTQNHLLPPSSHINARNRSPSPNRFEGLKRDPSPMNRAPSPLNRAPSPFNRDPLPPSKSPAPLKWERSPKPEFKALRPQPAHHLFPSPQRTEDKKQALVPTGAPELTKDFMKMALYQEAAKDLPCNLPTTGRVVVCRFEQKDGEVETWEQKEVVTRNGKIIKYDDVKFNSK from the exons ATGGCGTACTCCACCAGCACTCTGGCACAGGGCTGCTTTGGGAAGGTGTACAAAGAGAAGTACAATGATACCTGGGCAGCTATAAAGAAGGTCCCCCAGCAGCTCATCCCCAGGAAGGACctggagagagagtgtgaagtGTACAA CAAGGCGAATCATCCCAACATAGTGAAGCTTCTGGGAAACATAACTATCAAAGACGGGAAATGGATCATTCCAATGGAGTTTATCTTCGGAGAGGACCTAGAAACCACCATCTTCAAGTCATCAAAGTCTAAAATACAG TTGACACCAGGAAATAAAGGCACTATCATCATTGGGATGTGTGAAGGGCTGCTTTTCCTCCACTCCAAAGATATCGTCCATCAAGATCTAAAACCTGAAAACATCATG GTGGAACATAACACCAACAGAGCTGTAATTATCGACCTGGGACTGGCCAAATTCTTTAAACACGGTCTCAGCTCTGCCGTCGACATGGGGAACGAGGCCTACTCAGCCCCTGAGGTGCTGCAGAGGGGAAGCCAACGGGACCAGCGCTCAGACGTGTGGGCGATGGGGAAGATTATTGCTGAGCTCTGTGCCCGTGTTCGGCTGTATACCCCCAGCGTCTGTCCTGCCAAGATCAAGGAAACCATACAGAGTCAGCCATACTGCCACGCTGTCTGTAGGATGGTAGAGCCTAACCCCTCTGTAAGGGCCTCAATGGGTGGGGTCATAAGTGAAATACGGAGGGCCGGAGGTGCAGGCATTgtcataaatacacaaaatcaCCTTCTGCCACCTTCATCACACATTAATGCCAGAAATCGTTCTCCGTCACCAAACAGGTTTGAAGGTTTAAAAAGAGATCCATCACCAATGAACAGGGCTCCGTCACCGTTAAACAGGGCCCCATCTCCATTTAACAGAGATCCATTACCTCCGAGCAAATCTCCAGCACCACTGAAATGGGAGCGTTCGCCCAAACCAGAGTTCAAAGCATTGCGTCCTCAACCGGCACACcacctctttccttcccctcagaggacagaggacaaaAAGCAGGCTCTGGTCCCGACTGGTGCACCAGAACTCACAAAGGACTTCATGAAGATGGCACTGTACCAAGAAGCTGCCAAAGATCTGCCCTGCAACCTGCCCACAACAGGGAGGGTGGTGGTGTGCCGCTTTGAGCAGAAAGATGGAGAGGTTGAAACATGGGAGCAGAAAGAGGTGGTGACACGTAATGGGAAGATAATCAAGTATGACGATGTCAAGTTTAACAGCAAATAA